ACAGGACTGCCCGCCTTTGTTCAAGGCTCTTTTATCTCTGGCCATCTCCGTCAGGTTCTCGAATAACTTATTTGACGGTTTGAATAAGTTATTACGATTGAACAGCTTGGTGTCTCATAACATAACCAGCAGCCTTAATGAACTGAAAATATCGTAGAATATGCAAGTTTTTATCAACTCCATCGTTCTTCCAGCACACAAGTGAGGTTCAAAGCTTTCCTTTTCATTAATCTCCTATGTTTTATTTAGCGCATGACGTCGtcaattttttaaagttaataCATTCAGGCCATCGATGCAAAAAATCAACTTGTTTAGTAAAATCGGATATCAAGAtatattgtacaaaaaaacatacacacactggtTCCGGTTTGATAAAACGTATATTTCATCAAATccttttgttggtttattttggTAGACAcctcaataatttaaaaatagcagaattaaaatgtaaatactCTATTGCTGCGGATATTAGACATTTTTGTGCTTCTCTGAAATGCAGACGGATGTGTTACGATACTGATGTTCCGTGTATATGTATTGCGTGATCACTTGGCGCGATTTTATcgaaatgttgttttctttttattggaAAGGGGGGTATCTGTTGATGCTGCCCACCAGCATTAAGCCGAATACTTCCGGTGATCGAAGATGATGAGCTTTACTGCGTTCGGTGTGTTACTTCCCGAtatgtttttgaaaacaaaatggcactgAAACGAAGCCTGTTCTGTGGTGCACGTTTATAAATACTACCAATTCACGTTTGTTCAATTTCACGTTGTATGTAATCAAACTTTTATCAAACAACGTTACACGCGAAcaaaaagtttttttgttttcctgtgtttttgtttgtttttgcaaatgaaactaGGAATGTTGTTCAGACGATGATccaaaaacatgtaaaaagtATAcataacattaaacaaaactaagCTACCACTACACAACTGCTACCGGTGAGAGCGGAGTACTCGCTCGTAGTAGTATACCATGAAGGCTCCTTAATCGGATTGATACGGGGATACCAGAGGGATATCAGACACCGTCCGGGACGATGCACTTGTTACTCAGCTGGAACTCTTCGTCACATTGTTCGCCGGACGTACATTGTGTTGGAATCGCATCTTCATCTTGTGGATCACCACAAGGAAAGGAAGTATTTGAAATCAATGCTGCTTCGATGGTTAGAAAGTAAGAACTtaataaatagcaaaaaaatctGCATCGTTAGCTGCCCGATCTGTTATTTGCTTACTGTCCGATAAGTACATCAAGGCTGTTGTACGAGACACGTTTGCCCAACTAGGCGTTACCATTGATCGGGAAGCCCAGTGATCGTGTGTTGCGTTTAAGTATGCATATTGTATTGTTTGCTACTGCTATAACAGACTGTATTACTGCTGCATGTTTACGAAATCTAAGAGCACACCACGTGTTTCTGTTGACTTTGTGCGtggtgtgtgtacgtgtgagtgtgttcgCGCATGGAATCTCCACTTTctaatttttccacccaaaacttCTCACATTTACACCTGATTGATCGGTTCGTATCGATGGACCTTCGGGGTCTTCGGTGTAGCAATATCTTCCGTCAACTTTTGGTAGACGAACGAGTTCTTCGATGCGAGCAGCGCCTGGCGGTAGCGTTCGCCGCGTCGCTTGAAGATAAGAGCAACGATCTTCGCCACCAGCAACACCAGTATCAAACTGCCGATCACGATACAACCGACCATCAGCGCGACACTGGAAAGAGCGAACATGGACGCGTTCTCCAATATGACGACCTCATCCACGTTCGTGTCCTCGTTGTCATCCTCGTATTCACCATTATCCTCGTCATCCTCATCGTTGGTGTTATGCTTGCCGGTGAGGATATCCTGTTCAATCCTCTGAATTCCGTTCGCGGCGTCTAGGATGTTTTCACGCTCCTGcacttcctcctcctcgtcatcatcatcctcgtcgtcgtcatcatcgtcttcTTCGCTGTCCACGTTATCATTATCCTCACTATCATTATCCACCGACTCGTTCGAGAATTCATCCAGCTCGTTCTTGCTGTCTACGATCTTGTTCGATTTGGCGTTCGCCTCCGCCAGCACATCAGCGTCAGCGTCCTCGgaggcatcatcatcatcatcatcttcagtGTAATCTTCTTCCGTTTCGCTGTACGATAGCGTATTAACAGGATCACCGTTACCGCCCTGGCAGATTTCCCAGGCAAACTGTCCCCACTGCTTCAGTGTTGCCGAGTTGTCCGTGCGCAGGATATTCATTTCAGCGTGTGTCACATGATCTTGTGCGTTATCCGCCATCGAGATCtaaaatgtgcaaacaatTGAGACATTTTGTTAAGTATAACCACTTTTCGTAGATATTTATCAAAACGTGCGGTGTATTTTACCTGCTTCTTTTGCAGCCAGTCGATAAGCGTTGGCAACCGTTCGTTGCAGCTCAAGGAGGTGTTACGCATGTCGAGTACGCGCAGCTTGGCCATCGTTTCCAGGTCCGACACAAACACTTCCGCGATCTGGTTGTACGACGCGTTCAGACGCTTCAGGTTCGGAAGTACCTCCTCGCGCTTCGCCTTGACGGATGAATCGTCCCAGATGGTTCGCAGATCGCAATCACTGATGTCCAACTCGCTGAGATACTGCAGTGGGTGGAATATCTTGCTAGACAGACTAGAGATTTGGTTACCGGACAGGTTCAACTGAAAAGATTGGACGTTAGAAAACTCTTCCGCAAACTGCAGTACAGCATGCAACACTTACGGTATTCAGATTGCGGTTGTTCTGGAATGTTTTCTCATCCAACTCCGTAATCATGTTGTTGCTCAGATCCAAATCCATCAGCTTGCTCAGATGGGCCATCACCGGGGGCCGAATGGTTTGCAGATTGTTCCAAGCCAAGTTCAATCGCGTCAGCTGTGGCATCGTTTTGAACGTGTTGTCTGCCAACTCGGAAATATCGCAGTTCGAGATGTCCATGAAGTACACGTTGAACGTACCGTTGTACGAACTGTCGAAGCCCTCGTTCGGTAGATGCTTCAGACGCGGGTTGTTATTCATGCGGATGATATCCAGCATCTTGTTGCCGATGAACGTCTGTGCGGATATTTGCTCCAGGTTGTTGTACGACAGGTCAATCTGACGCAAGCTGCTCAGCGAGATGAATGCCATCGGCTTGATCTTTTCGATGTGATTGCCCTTCAGGATCAGGTTGGTAAGTCCTTCCATGCCCCTAAACATCTGGTTGTTGATCGTGCGGATCTGGCAGAAGCTCACGTCAAGCTTCTGAAGATCGGCCGTCACGAACTCTACATTGTTGCTGATCTTGTTGTGTTTCAGGTGCAGGATCGCGAGCGACGTCTTTCCGAAGATGTTCTTCGGCAGCTCGGCAATATTGTTCATCGAAAGGTCCAGCTCTTCGATGGTTTCCACGTTGTCGAAAATGCCCTCCGGCAGGTTGCTCAAGTTGTTCTCGGACAGGTTGATGTAGATGATGTTCTTCAGCTCATTGAACGCGTTCGGTTGCAGTTCGTGCAGCTTGCAGCGCGAAATGTCCAGCTCCTCCACGGTCGGTGCCTTCAGCATGTAGTCCATATACGGGGTGTTGTGGTTTACGCTTTGCATAGCGCTCAGGTCGTTGCCCGACAGTGTCAGCAAGCGTAGCTTCGTGTTGTTTGCGAACGTATCCGGATGAATAATATCAATGCCCGAATTGGTCAAATTCACCGAGTACAATTCGTCCAGACCGGCAAACGCTTGGGGGCTTATGTACACGATTGTGCAGTTGGTGATTTTGATCGAGACGACATGGCTGAGACCAATCTTTTTGAAGAATTCTGGCCCCAGTTCGATCGGGTACTTGGGTCCTACGTCCAACACTTGCAAATCGGTGATGTGGGAAGTAAACTTTTGCGTTTCCAAATCCAAGCGACTGCACGTGGCAACCATATATGCGTGCATGTTGCGCTCGCAGATACATCCCCGCGGACAGTACGTGCTGTTGGATGACTCCACATCGTAGTCATCGTCGTCCTCATCCTCGTCGTAGTAATAGTATTCGTCGTTCTGCAATACAATAAACGGATTGTAATGTATAAAAAGCAGATACTAGACACCAGATTCACTTAATCGCCGAAATACTTACACCTTTGCTGACAGTCTTGTTCTGATCCTTTGCCTTCTTGgctggtttggtttgcttctTAGCCTCGTTGTTAACGTTGTTGTCggctttcttcttcttttgcatCTTTATCGGCAATTTTTccggatcatcatcatcttcatcatcgtcttcattgttgtcatcatcgtcatcatcaccatcataatTGTACTCAGTGTAGTCATactcgtcatcgtcgtcatcgtcatcatacTGGTCACGTACATTTCGCTGGTCGACATTCTGCTTGCCATTAATGGTACTCTTCGGTTTCACAGTCGTGCTCGTTGGGGACGATTTGGTCGACTTCTCTACTGGTTCCGGCTTCTTGGAAAAGgattaaaaatacaatatttcaTTACCCAATGGGCACATAGCTAGGATATTACAAGCAAAAGTCATATGACAACCAGGATATCGTTTACGTTTCTGATACAATCTCGTGCACTTACAAGTGGTTGAGACAAAATTTTGTCTATACCGGAGAAATCGATCGTTTCGTCcgattcatcatcatcgtattCATCGGAACTGTCTTCGCCTTCCGTTTTAGCGGTGGTCTTAGCAGTGGGCTTAGCGGTGGTAGATTTGGAAGGATTCTACGGGAGTGATTTCCAACGGGgagtagtaatagtaatagtagAAGAGAAAAGCACACGAGGATATTAGAGAGATGTAAATGATAGTCGTTGCCCGGGCAATGGTGAACATAACGATGGTGATGAAGTAGACGATCGGAACAGAAAGACATTGACGAAACGGTCACGGTATGAACAGAACACGACAAGAATGTATTGTCACTTACATCTTCACCGAAGGTCATAGAATCACTGCTTAAATCCTCCACTTGATACGAATCATCAATGTCCTTCGTCAATGATGAAAATAGTTTAGGTTTACTTTCAACTCCCtgtattcatatttttatcacaCCAATTCGTTTACTTACCACGTTCTTGCCGTTACCCTTCAGCAATACCTCCTCGTAACTA
This Anopheles marshallii chromosome 3, idAnoMarsDA_429_01, whole genome shotgun sequence DNA region includes the following protein-coding sequences:
- the LOC128715592 gene encoding uncharacterized protein LOC128715592 → MRCQYLLVVTVALCALTVNSSPALKSDLPKAQDPLFNKMLAESTRIVPDAHDPHYNKMLPEMEENLIDTDSDDDDEEEEEDHAILPKKAADLNPMYAQRGKQAKPEVSTIGSVAINKVKINEDIDSYEEVLLKGNGKNVDIDDSYQVEDLSSDSMTFGEDNPSKSTTAKPTAKTTAKTEGEDSSDEYDDDESDETIDFSGIDKILSQPLKPEPVEKSTKSSPTSTTVKPKSTINGKQNVDQRNVRDQYDDDDDDDEYDYTEYNYDGDDDDDDNNEDDDEDDDDPEKLPIKMQKKKKADNNVNNEAKKQTKPAKKAKDQNKTVSKGNDEYYYYDEDEDDDDYDVESSNSTYCPRGCICERNMHAYMVATCSRLDLETQKFTSHITDLQVLDVGPKYPIELGPEFFKKIGLSHVVSIKITNCTIVYISPQAFAGLDELYSVNLTNSGIDIIHPDTFANNTKLRLLTLSGNDLSAMQSVNHNTPYMDYMLKAPTVEELDISRCKLHELQPNAFNELKNIIYINLSENNLSNLPEGIFDNVETIEELDLSMNNIAELPKNIFGKTSLAILHLKHNKISNNVEFVTADLQKLDVSFCQIRTINNQMFRGMEGLTNLILKGNHIEKIKPMAFISLSSLRQIDLSYNNLEQISAQTFIGNKMLDIIRMNNNPRLKHLPNEGFDSSYNGTFNVYFMDISNCDISELADNTFKTMPQLTRLNLAWNNLQTIRPPVMAHLSKLMDLDLSNNMITELDEKTFQNNRNLNTLNLSGNQISSLSSKIFHPLQYLSELDISDCDLRTIWDDSSVKAKREEVLPNLKRLNASYNQIAEVFVSDLETMAKLRVLDMRNTSLSCNERLPTLIDWLQKKQISMADNAQDHVTHAEMNILRTDNSATLKQWGQFAWEICQGGNGDPVNTLSYSETEEDYTEDDDDDDASEDADADVLAEANAKSNKIVDSKNELDEFSNESVDNDSEDNDNVDSEEDDDDDDEDDDDEEEEVQERENILDAANGIQRIEQDILTGKHNTNDEDDEDNGEYEDDNEDTNVDEVVILENASMFALSSVALMVGCIVIGSLILVLLVAKIVALIFKRRGERYRQALLASKNSFVYQKLTEDIATPKTPKVHRYEPINQV